One window from the genome of Dermacentor silvarum isolate Dsil-2018 chromosome 5, BIME_Dsil_1.4, whole genome shotgun sequence encodes:
- the LOC119453940 gene encoding keratin-associated protein 21-1-like: MNTITVVAFFGLVAAACAGFVGGYGGYGHGLGYGLGYGHGVGYGHGVAVAPVAAVHKTVVAPSYSAGAHYGSVHAVGHGYGHGYGYGGYGHGYGHGLGYGHGLGYGVALKGVAVGLGYGHGYGHGYGYHG; encoded by the exons ATGAACACCATC ACCGTTGTCGCCTTCTTCGGCCTTGTGgccgccgcctgcgccggcttCGTCGGCGGCTACGGCGGATACGGCCACGGCCTTGGCTATGGTCTCGGCTACGGGCACGGCGTCGGATATGGTCACGGTGTCGCTGTCGCTCCAGTTGCCGCTGTCCACAAGACCGTCGTCGCTCCCAGCTACAGCGCCGGAGCTCATTACGGCTCCGTCCATGCTGTCGGCCACGGCTATGGCCATGGTTACGGCTATGGCGGCTACGGTCACGGCTACGGACATGGCCTCGGATACGGCCATGGCCTCGGATACGGTGTCGCTCTCAAGGGTGTCGCCGTCGGTCTTGGCTATGGTCACGGATACGGCCACGGCTATGGCTATCATGGTTAA